From a region of the Entelurus aequoreus isolate RoL-2023_Sb linkage group LG27, RoL_Eaeq_v1.1, whole genome shotgun sequence genome:
- the LOC133644430 gene encoding centrosomal protein of 135 kDa-like isoform X2 codes for MQANEAIPPPTCHLSPLTSTHPAASRPEDLFVANGRIFELQEEVSKIKTDLEKAHGCIKLLLTQVAERDKVIETLNQALRAGRPHDVVSVDAQNNTNKKVIAYLNLQIEYLQESNKMLEEKLSETQQKFSDKTADLSLKNFELCRDVAHKNNIVKQAQTDKKRGLCIAYRKLYASKELILDQQELIKDLEDNLIKIRTEPSAMNSSGFTGLDRIIDLEKAVQSLEKERLDLRSQLSMLRDSKRDVQSQMDVCSAARLQDEEAGKAAHSSRKLQGPPNSHELQLASMLKQLVDSEEEMAGLKQDKESVATKYRMLQDELTRQKQAAHGLEDVFLERDELKLRVSSYITTVSRIENLLKTKEQENFDLLERLRKARFDIHERDQRLQQVEDLMASVGMELRKVQPAAILSDLACARELNAKLDSDNELAVCQLTSKSVELELVKEQLEDIQSELLKKQLEKEKEKLTLLSNTLQKASEGESQMRFQPDRLIPADKMTGDCNYGKQVSHLQSRVSQHWTETNDCNTKVTSERQEQHVTFKD; via the exons ATGCAGGCCAATGAAGCCATACCTCCTCCAACTTGTCATCTTTCTCCACTTACATCCACTCATCCTGCGGCCTCCCGGCCTGAGGATCTTTTCGTAGCAAACGGAAG GATCTTTGAGCTGCAGGAAGAAGTCAGCAAGATCAAAACCGACCTGGAAAAAGCCCACGGATGCATAAAACTATTACTAACCCAA GTGGCCGAGCGGGACAAAGTGATAGAGACTCTGAATCAAGCCCTACGCGCAGGTAGACCACATGATGTTGTTTCTGTGGACGCTCAAAACAACACTAATAAGAAAGTGATCGCCTATCTTAACCTTCAG ATCGAGTACCTTCAAGAGTCCAACAAGATGCTAGAGGAGAAGCTTTCGGAAACGCAGCAGAAGTTTTCAGACAAAACGGCCGACCTTTCTTTAAAGAACTTTGAGCTGTGTCGAGATGTGGCGCATAAGAACAACATCGTGAAGCAGGCCCAGACGGATAAGAAGCGGGGCTTGTGTATCGCTTACAGGAAGTTGTACGCTTCCAAG GAACTCATTCTTGATCAACAGGAACTCATTAAAGATTTGGAAGATAACCTAATAAAAATAAGAACT gaaccTTCAGCGATGAACTCAAGTGGATTCACTGGATTGGATAGGATTATTGACCTGGAAAAGGCTGTTCAGAGT CTGGAGAAGGAGAGACTGGACCTGCGCTCACAACTTTCCATGCTGAGAGACAGCAAGCGGGACGTGCAGTCACAGATGGATGTTTGCTCGGCTGCACGGCTTCAGGATGAAGAAGCAGGAAAAGCAGCCCACTCTTCTCG TAAGCTGCAGGGGCCGCCAAACAGCCACGAGTTGCAGCTGGCGAGCATGTTAAAACAGCTGGTTGACTCTGAGGAGGAGATGGCAGGACTCAAACAAGACAAAGAAAGCGTTGCCACAAAATACAGGATGTTGCAAGATGAACTGACCAGACAGAAGCAA GCTGCACATGGCTTGGAGGATGTTTTTCTTGAGCGTGATGAGCTTAAACTCAGAGTAAGCTCTTACATCACAACAGTGTCCAGGATTGAGAACCTGTTGAAGACAAAG GAGCAGGAGAATTTCGACCTGCTTGAGCGCTTACGAAAGGCCCGCTTTGACATACATGAAAGGGATCAGAGGCTGCAGCAAGTCGAGGACCTCATGGCGTCAGTTGGCATGGAGCTGCGCAAAGTTCAGCCGGCTGCTATTCTCTCCGATCTGGCCTGTGCCAGGGAGCTCAACGCCAAACTGGACTCGGACAATGAACTCGCCGTATGTCAACTCACATCCAAGAGCGTAGAGCTCGAGCTG GTGAAGGAACAACTGGAAGATATCCAGTCAGAGCTTTTAAAAAAGCAActggaaaaagaaaaagaaaagttgacTCTGCTCTCCAACACTCTTCAAAAGGCCAGCGAGGGGGAGTCACAGATGAGGTTCCAACCAGACAGGCTCATCCCAGCTGACAAAATGAC TGGTGACTGCAACTACGGGAAGCAGGTGTCCCATCTTCAAAGTCGAGTCAGTCAGCATTGGACGGAGACGAATGACTGCAACACAAAAGTGACATCAGAACGCCAGGAGCA ACATGTGACCTTCAAGGATTGA
- the LOC133644431 gene encoding carbohydrate sulfotransferase 14-like produces the protein MMATYGHDSSKRSGGVRGGSVLNFRTTASPGSVRRNTVLPSVLTFLVIVASGSLLLMIEKGLLNGMETPPPRGSGKRVDFIQQTERRERAAVDVESQILQEIRNRTIRTMCSQKNMPHDLWSLAPPQRKTLLQHVLVNDKYGFLYCYVPKVACSNWKRVFKVLNGALENVEVKGKMDHLHDLVFLASMKPEEIRYRLKHYFKFMFVRDPMERLLSAYRNKFGEIESYQKKYGVEIIKRYRKGRPLGNSLITGDDVTFAEFVQYLLDEDVEHMNEHWMPMYNLCQPCALTYDFIGSYEHLQMDAEFVLQQIGAPAHVRFPERQSWYKPVTPETIQYYLCSLPQKLLRELLPKYILDFSLFTYALPNINTQYCRH, from the exons ATGATGGCTACTTATGGACATGATTCGTCAAAAAGAAGCGGCGGGGTTCGGGGGGGCTCGGTTCTAAACTTTCGGACGACGGCGAGCCCGGGATCGGTTCGCCGCAACACCGTGCTGCCGTCGGTGCTGACGTTCCTGGTGATCGTGGCATCCGGGAGCCTGCTGCTCATGATCGAGAAAGGACTGCTCAACGGCATGGAGACACCTCCACCCCGGGGTAGCGGCAAGAGGGTGGATTTCATCCAGCAGACAGAGCGACGCGAGCGGGCTGCTGTGGACGTGGAGTCCCAG ATCCTCCAGGAGATCAGGAACCGCACCATCAGGACCATGTGCAGCCAGAAGAACATGCCCCACGATTTATGGTCCCTGGCGCCCCCGCAGAGGAAGACCTTGCTGCAGCACGTGCTGGTGAACGACAAGTACGGCTTCCTCTACTGCTACGTCCCCAAGGTGGCCTGCTCCAACTGGAAAAGGGTCTTTAAGGTCCTAAACGGGGCGCTGGAGAACGTGGAAGTCAAAGGGAAGATGGACCACCTACATGACCTCGTCTTTTTGGCCTCCATGAAACCAGAGGAGATTCGTTACCGCCTCAAGCACTACTTCAAGTTCATGTTTGTGCGAGATCCCATGGAGCGCCTGCTGTCCGCATACAGGAATAAGTTCGGAGAGATCGAGTCCTACCAAAAAAAATACGGCGTCGAGATCATTAAGCGTTACAGGAAGGGCCGCCCGCTTGGTAACTCGCTGATAACCGGAGATGACGTCACTTTTGCAGAGTTTGTCCAGTACCTGCTGGATGAGGATGTGGAGCACATGAACGAGCACTGGATGCCAATGTACAACCTATGCCAGCCTTGCGCGCTCACCTACGACTTCATCGGCTCGTACGAACACCTACAAATGGATGCCGAGTTTGTGCTCCAGCAAATCGGGGCTCCAGCGCACGTGCGCTTTCCAGAGAGACAGTCGTGGTACAAGCCCGTCACCCCAGAGACGATACAGTATTACCTGTGCAGCCTTCCACAGAAGCTGCTGAGGGAACTCCTGCCAAAGTACATCCTAGACTTCTCCCTCTTCACGTATGCCCTCCCAAACATAAACACTCAGTATTGCCGGCATTAA
- the LOC133644430 gene encoding centrosomal protein of 135 kDa-like isoform X1, with product MMHSGKTPRVTFRCQRMQANEAIPPPTCHLSPLTSTHPAASRPEDLFVANGRIFELQEEVSKIKTDLEKAHGCIKLLLTQVAERDKVIETLNQALRAGRPHDVVSVDAQNNTNKKVIAYLNLQIEYLQESNKMLEEKLSETQQKFSDKTADLSLKNFELCRDVAHKNNIVKQAQTDKKRGLCIAYRKLYASKELILDQQELIKDLEDNLIKIRTEPSAMNSSGFTGLDRIIDLEKAVQSLEKERLDLRSQLSMLRDSKRDVQSQMDVCSAARLQDEEAGKAAHSSRKLQGPPNSHELQLASMLKQLVDSEEEMAGLKQDKESVATKYRMLQDELTRQKQAAHGLEDVFLERDELKLRVSSYITTVSRIENLLKTKEQENFDLLERLRKARFDIHERDQRLQQVEDLMASVGMELRKVQPAAILSDLACARELNAKLDSDNELAVCQLTSKSVELELVKEQLEDIQSELLKKQLEKEKEKLTLLSNTLQKASEGESQMRFQPDRLIPADKMTGDCNYGKQVSHLQSRVSQHWTETNDCNTKVTSERQEQHVTFKD from the exons ATGATGCACA GCGGGAAAACGCCCAGAGTTACTTTCAGATGTCAGAGAATGCAGGCCAATGAAGCCATACCTCCTCCAACTTGTCATCTTTCTCCACTTACATCCACTCATCCTGCGGCCTCCCGGCCTGAGGATCTTTTCGTAGCAAACGGAAG GATCTTTGAGCTGCAGGAAGAAGTCAGCAAGATCAAAACCGACCTGGAAAAAGCCCACGGATGCATAAAACTATTACTAACCCAA GTGGCCGAGCGGGACAAAGTGATAGAGACTCTGAATCAAGCCCTACGCGCAGGTAGACCACATGATGTTGTTTCTGTGGACGCTCAAAACAACACTAATAAGAAAGTGATCGCCTATCTTAACCTTCAG ATCGAGTACCTTCAAGAGTCCAACAAGATGCTAGAGGAGAAGCTTTCGGAAACGCAGCAGAAGTTTTCAGACAAAACGGCCGACCTTTCTTTAAAGAACTTTGAGCTGTGTCGAGATGTGGCGCATAAGAACAACATCGTGAAGCAGGCCCAGACGGATAAGAAGCGGGGCTTGTGTATCGCTTACAGGAAGTTGTACGCTTCCAAG GAACTCATTCTTGATCAACAGGAACTCATTAAAGATTTGGAAGATAACCTAATAAAAATAAGAACT gaaccTTCAGCGATGAACTCAAGTGGATTCACTGGATTGGATAGGATTATTGACCTGGAAAAGGCTGTTCAGAGT CTGGAGAAGGAGAGACTGGACCTGCGCTCACAACTTTCCATGCTGAGAGACAGCAAGCGGGACGTGCAGTCACAGATGGATGTTTGCTCGGCTGCACGGCTTCAGGATGAAGAAGCAGGAAAAGCAGCCCACTCTTCTCG TAAGCTGCAGGGGCCGCCAAACAGCCACGAGTTGCAGCTGGCGAGCATGTTAAAACAGCTGGTTGACTCTGAGGAGGAGATGGCAGGACTCAAACAAGACAAAGAAAGCGTTGCCACAAAATACAGGATGTTGCAAGATGAACTGACCAGACAGAAGCAA GCTGCACATGGCTTGGAGGATGTTTTTCTTGAGCGTGATGAGCTTAAACTCAGAGTAAGCTCTTACATCACAACAGTGTCCAGGATTGAGAACCTGTTGAAGACAAAG GAGCAGGAGAATTTCGACCTGCTTGAGCGCTTACGAAAGGCCCGCTTTGACATACATGAAAGGGATCAGAGGCTGCAGCAAGTCGAGGACCTCATGGCGTCAGTTGGCATGGAGCTGCGCAAAGTTCAGCCGGCTGCTATTCTCTCCGATCTGGCCTGTGCCAGGGAGCTCAACGCCAAACTGGACTCGGACAATGAACTCGCCGTATGTCAACTCACATCCAAGAGCGTAGAGCTCGAGCTG GTGAAGGAACAACTGGAAGATATCCAGTCAGAGCTTTTAAAAAAGCAActggaaaaagaaaaagaaaagttgacTCTGCTCTCCAACACTCTTCAAAAGGCCAGCGAGGGGGAGTCACAGATGAGGTTCCAACCAGACAGGCTCATCCCAGCTGACAAAATGAC TGGTGACTGCAACTACGGGAAGCAGGTGTCCCATCTTCAAAGTCGAGTCAGTCAGCATTGGACGGAGACGAATGACTGCAACACAAAAGTGACATCAGAACGCCAGGAGCA ACATGTGACCTTCAAGGATTGA